TGTAGGGAGATGTGAACCCGGCGACTCGCTGCCAAATCGGTCATCGTGGCTTTAACCTCTTCTGCAACCTCGACAAGATCGACCGGAGCAAGATTCAACTGCAACCCTTCGTTATCATTTCGGTAGACATCCAACAGGGTTTCAACCATTTGCAAAGTTGTTTTATGGCTCCGCATCATGGTTGCTAAAACCTTCTGTTGACTTGATTCAACTAAGCCAAAACTGCCATGTTGAAAAGCTTTTAGGGTTTCAATTGCTCCCAGTAAAGGAGTTTTTAGATCGTGGGTCAGGGCTGAAGCAAAGTCTTCCCGGATGCTGGCTAACTTTTCGTGGGCTTCTAACTTCGCCTGCTGTTGTAGCACCGTCTGCTGATAAAGGCGATTGCGATCGCTCAACACACCTGTAACGACCAGTGCCAATGTGGCGATAAAACGACTGGCGATCGTAGAAACTTCAACGGTTGCAATTCCTGGAAGCCAGATATTGATGAGGGTGAGAACGCAGGCGAGCAGAGTTGCTTGAAAAGTGATTTTGCGGCTTAAATGGGCACTTGCCAGCAGGATTGGACCAATGTAGAGGTAGCCAAATACATACTCTGGTGGGGTTGCTAACTCCAGGGAAAAAACCACAACAAAAAGCCCCATCACTAACCAGAATGTGCGTAAATGCCAGTCTTTTGAATGAAAAGCACCTTGGAATTGCAGCATCTGGCTCCTCTGAAACAGAAAAGATGGTTGTTGAGCCAACCCTATTCTCAAAAGTCTAGCGATTTTCAAGTGGAATCACCTGAAAATGAGGCACAGTCTGCGTTCAAATGCAAATTTATATTTGCAGGCATAGACCTAGCCCCAACATTCTCTAAACGCTTTCTAAACACTGCGTATTTTGGACTATACCTGTGATCCAAAAATTGTAGTAAACGCTGCTCTATACCTTGTAATTCCTAGATCAGAGTTTCACTATCAGTGAGTAGGGACAGTTGAAGAGTTGATTTGCTAGTTCCCGATCAATGCTCAGGTACTTAATCACTCATCGCTTCAGCAACAGCTTATTTACTGATGTCGGAGTTACATTACTCATGTTGCAAGGATGGATTCAAATTGCATTAACGCTGCTGATCGTAGTGGCAATTACGCCATTCTTCGGTCGATATATGGCTCGTGTATTCATGGGACAGCGCACTATTCTTGACTCCGTGCTGAATCCTATGGAGAGAATCCTTTTTTCGCTCGGTGGAGTTCGAGCAAGAGAGGAGATGACAGGCTGGCAATATGCGCGGGCGGTATTGTATAGCAACCTGGCAATGCTGGTGTTCATCTACCTAATCTTCATGTTTCAGGGAGTGTTGCCCTTTAATCCGACGGGCTTGAGTGCGCCATCCTGGGATCTGGCTTTGCACACCGCCATTTCTTTTGTCACGAACACCAATCAGCAACATTATTCGGGTGAAACGACCTATAGCTATTTCAGCCAGTTTGCGGCTTTAGGCTTCATGATGTTTACCTCGGCAGCAACAGGCATTGCAGTGGCGATCGCCTTCATTCGAGGGTTAACAGGTAGACCGCTGGGTAACTTCTACGTTGATTTAATTCAGTCTATCACTCGAATTCTGCTGCCAATCAGTATTGTGGGTGCCATTGTTTTAATTGCCGCAGGAATTCCTGAAACCCTGGCAAGTCCAGCGATCGTCCCGACTTTAGAGAATCCGGGAGTCAGTCAGGCGATCGCCCGTGGTCCCGTGGCTCACTTCGAGATTATTAAGGAGTTAGGTGAGAACGGGGGTGGTTTCTTTGGCATCAACTCAGCACACCCGTTTGAGAATCCGAATGGTTTTACCAATCTCATTGAACTGGTTGCCATGCTCTCCATTCCAACTTCGATGGTTATTACCTATGGCATTTTTGCTAATAATCTCAAGCAAGCCTGGTTAGTATTCAGCATTCCGTTCGCAATTTTGGTAGTTTTCATTGTGATTACAGCGATCGGTGAGTATCAGGGTAATCCTGCGGTGAATGCTTTGCTGGCTGGTCAGGCTCCCAACCTGGAAGGTAAGGAAGTTCGCTTTGGTTGGGCACAGTCTGCCTTATTTGCAGTGTTTACCACCGCCACTATGTGTGGAGCGGTGAACAGCTTGCATGATTCCTTCATGCCGAATGGGGGCTTTGTCACTCTGTCCAATATGTTTCTGCAAATTGTGTTTGGTGGACAGGGAACGGGAACAGCGTATCTCTTTGCCTACCTGATTCTGGCAGTATTTGTCACAGGTTTGATGGTAGGGCGCACACCTGAATTTTTGGGACGTAAGATTGAGAAACGGGAAGTGGTGCTGGCAAGTTTTCTAATTTTGCTGGTTCACCCGATCGCCATCCTCATTCCCGCAGCTATCACTCTGGCATTTCCTGAGCAATTGGCAGGCATCAGCAACCCTGGATTTCATGGATTGTCTCAAGTGATCTACGAGTACGCTTCTGCCGCAGCAAACAATGGCTCTGGCTTTGAGGGACTTGGTGATGGAACCCTCTGGTGGAATTTGAGTACCAGCTTTAGCCTCCTGGCAGGACGCTACATTCCGATCGTGGCATTGCTGCTGTTGGCAGATAGTATGAGCCGCAAGCAACCTGTCCCCGCAACAGCAGGAACCTTACGTACTGATACGGGTTTGTTTACCGGAGTAACCGCTGGCGTGATTCTGATTTTGGGCGCACTGACCTTCTTCCCCGCACTGGCATTAGGTCCAGTTGCAGAGGCTTTTCAAATTGTCAAAGGAATTGGGTAGGAGTTCTGAGAATTTATGAAAACTAGAAACGAGCCTTCTCCATCGACCTCTCACCCGATTCGGGTTCCTAGTGGTCGTAGAGGCGATCGCAAACATACCCCCAAAGCCGATCGCAAAGGATTGTACCAACGCGCCATTCGAGAATCTTTTGTCAAATTGAACCCGAAAGTGGCAGTGCGAAATCCAGTCATGTTTGTAGTGTGGCTGGGCACGATCGTCACTTTGCTGGTTACGATTAATCCCAATCTGTTTGGGACGGTTCAGGCAGATGTAGGACAACAGCGGTTACTCAACGGCATTATTACTTTCATCC
This is a stretch of genomic DNA from Oscillatoria sp. FACHB-1407. It encodes these proteins:
- a CDS encoding sensor histidine kinase, whose product is MLQFQGAFHSKDWHLRTFWLVMGLFVVVFSLELATPPEYVFGYLYIGPILLASAHLSRKITFQATLLACVLTLINIWLPGIATVEVSTIASRFIATLALVVTGVLSDRNRLYQQTVLQQQAKLEAHEKLASIREDFASALTHDLKTPLLGAIETLKAFQHGSFGLVESSQQKVLATMMRSHKTTLQMVETLLDVYRNDNEGLQLNLAPVDLVEVAEEVKATMTDLAASRRVHISLHYGASDFRQFLWVKGDTLQLQRVMANLLTNAINHSPRGGRVEVVLEPGSSYQTVKVTDNGAGIKSDELPHLFERFYQGQSDRQAKGSGLGLYLSRQIVEAHGGTIWAENRHPTGAIFAFRLPTFPYNPSLSA
- the kdpA gene encoding potassium-transporting ATPase subunit KdpA; protein product: MLQGWIQIALTLLIVVAITPFFGRYMARVFMGQRTILDSVLNPMERILFSLGGVRAREEMTGWQYARAVLYSNLAMLVFIYLIFMFQGVLPFNPTGLSAPSWDLALHTAISFVTNTNQQHYSGETTYSYFSQFAALGFMMFTSAATGIAVAIAFIRGLTGRPLGNFYVDLIQSITRILLPISIVGAIVLIAAGIPETLASPAIVPTLENPGVSQAIARGPVAHFEIIKELGENGGGFFGINSAHPFENPNGFTNLIELVAMLSIPTSMVITYGIFANNLKQAWLVFSIPFAILVVFIVITAIGEYQGNPAVNALLAGQAPNLEGKEVRFGWAQSALFAVFTTATMCGAVNSLHDSFMPNGGFVTLSNMFLQIVFGGQGTGTAYLFAYLILAVFVTGLMVGRTPEFLGRKIEKREVVLASFLILLVHPIAILIPAAITLAFPEQLAGISNPGFHGLSQVIYEYASAAANNGSGFEGLGDGTLWWNLSTSFSLLAGRYIPIVALLLLADSMSRKQPVPATAGTLRTDTGLFTGVTAGVILILGALTFFPALALGPVAEAFQIVKGIG